CCGCCCCGAGCGCAGGACGTCGGCGATCTGCGCCGCGATCGCGTCCGGCTCGTCCACCTGCGGCAAGACCATGGGGATGAAGGGTCGCTGGTCGCTCATGCTTGTCTCTCCGGACGAAGGCGCTGGTGTACGACGCGGCCGATGAACTCCGGGATGCCGAGCAGGTACCGCCGCCAGAGCCGCCGGGGCTCGACCGCCAGGCGGTAGAGCCACTGGACGTGGTTCCGGCGCACCCACTCGGGCGGGTACGCGACGGCGCCCGCCACCTGATCCAGCAGCCCCCCCATACACCAGGTGGCGCGCACCTGGAGCGCCCCGAGGTGCTGGCTCACCCAGAGCTCCTGCTTGGGCGGGCCGAGGCCGACGATGAGCAAGGCGGCGCCCGAGCCGTTGATCTCCCGGACCACCGCCGCCTCTTCGTCGGGGGCGAAGTACCCGTGGTGAACGCCGGCGATCCGGAGCCCCGGGCGCTCCGCGGCCAGGCGGCGCGCGACCTCGTCGGCGATCCCGGGCGCGCCGCCGAGCAGGAAGACCGAGGCCCCGCGCTCGGCGCAGAGGTCCGCGATCCGGCCCAGCTCGACCGGGCCAACGTTGATGCGCTCCGGGCACGGCCCGCCCAGCAGCCGCGCCGCCCAGACCACCCCGATGCCGTCGGCGTACACGACGTCGGCCCGGGAAACCGAGGCGCGGTACGGCGACTCGCGCGCCGCCAGCGTGGCGCAGTACGCGTTGACGTAGGTGTAGTAGTCGGGCCTTTCGCGCTCGGCCTGCAACGCCTCGTCCAGGCGGCGCAGCAGCTGCTCGAAGGAGAGCCGCGTGACGGGGACGCCGAGGACGTCGACCCGGGGCGCGCTCGAGGGCGCAGCGACGGTCATGCCTCGCCCCTGGCCGGCGCCACCTTGCCCTGCGCGCTGATGAACGCGCGAGGATCGGTGACCGGCTCGCGATCGAGGACGGGTCGCGCCTCGTCGGTGCCGAACATCGCGACGTAGTCGCCGTGGAACCCGTCGCAGATGTCGCGGAGCGCG
The DNA window shown above is from Sorangium aterium and carries:
- a CDS encoding WecB/TagA/CpsF family glycosyltransferase, coding for MTVAAPSSAPRVDVLGVPVTRLSFEQLLRRLDEALQAERERPDYYTYVNAYCATLAARESPYRASVSRADVVYADGIGVVWAARLLGGPCPERINVGPVELGRIADLCAERGASVFLLGGAPGIADEVARRLAAERPGLRIAGVHHGYFAPDEEAAVVREINGSGAALLIVGLGPPKQELWVSQHLGALQVRATWCMGGLLDQVAGAVAYPPEWVRRNHVQWLYRLAVEPRRLWRRYLLGIPEFIGRVVHQRLRPERQA